Proteins encoded together in one Salvelinus fontinalis isolate EN_2023a chromosome 6, ASM2944872v1, whole genome shotgun sequence window:
- the LOC129856840 gene encoding sister chromatid cohesion protein DCC1-like: MSRTLEEVQATIHIAKLKENDLQNTIHCLTFGESVSSGDYCLMELDDTLCKHIEAGKSLVIRGDLDERAVLCSEDKTYDLKIADTSNLLLLVPGCLTPDQLTTDNQASSQLVHAQIWGFSNSYWELRKRHPKLKKLKKLLMENPYEGPGVSGQEDVPEGKYTMGDLLERIQASEEELEAQLQTIHACEVNGYWRLLDFDYEMRLLGHITQLVDSESWTFSKVPLRVSLEELGRLEPQEMIEHSLNCYGRRYTDNDEVFFALNEDKVCRATAQMLLQNAVKFNLAEFQEVWQQSVPEGMGTRLDQLKSLALVDHSSKPETIFLLRVEDLPEDTLERFTHLFTMREKWTEEDITPYIQDLCGEKQTTGALLTKYARLSTQNGIKVFNSRRPVAT, translated from the exons ATGTCGAGAACATTAGAAGAGGTGCAGGCTACCATACATATCGCCAAACTAAAAGAGAATGATTTGCAGAACACAATTCACTGTTTAACTTTTGGAGAAAGCGTCTCGTCCGGAGACTACTGCCTGATGGAACTGGATGACACGCTCTGTAAACACATAGAAGCAGGAAAGAG CCTGGTTATCAGAGGAGACCTGGATGAGAGAGCTGTCCTGTGCAGTGAAGACAAGACGTATGACCTGAAGATAGCCGACACCTCCAACCTGCTGCTGTTAGTGCCTGGCTGCCTGACTCCAGATCAGCTGACTACTGACAACCAGGCCAGTTCTCAGCTGGTCCATGCACAG ATTTGGGGCTTTTCTAACAGTTACTGGGAGTTGAGGAAGCGCCATCCCAAACTGAAGAAGCTGAAGAAACTTCTGATGGAGAATCCGTACGAGGGGCCAGGTGTCAGTGGGCAGGAGGATGTCCCGGAGGGGAAG TACACTATGGGAGACCTGCTTGAAAGAATCCAAGCAAGTGAGGAGGAACTGGAGGCCCAGCTACAGACTATTCATGCCTGTGAGGTCAACG GCTACTGGAGGCTGTTGGATTTTGACTATGAGATGAGGCTACTGGGTCACATCACTCAGCTGGTGGACTCTGAGTCCTGGACCTTCAGTAAAGTCCCTCTTCGTGTCAGTCTGGAGGAGTTAGGACGTCTGGAGCCTCA GGAGATGATAGAGCACAGCTTGAACTGTTATGGAAGGCGCTACACGGACAACG ATGAGGTGTTCTTTGCGCTGAACGAGGACAAGGTGTGCAGAGCCACAGCTCAGATGCTGCTGCAGAACGCAGTGAAGTTCAACCTGGCAGAGTTCCAGGAGGTGTGGCAGCAAAGTGTCCCAGAGGGCATGGGCACTAGACTGGACCAGCTGAAG AGTCTAGCCCTTGTGGACCACAGCTCCAAACCAGAGACCATATTTCTGCTGAGAGTGGAAGATCTTCCCGAGGACACACTGGAGAGATTCACCCATCTCTTCACCATGAGAGAGAAGTGGACCGAGGAGGACATCACCCCTTACATACA GGACTTGTGTGGAGAAAAGCAAACGACTGGAGCTCTTCTGACCAAATACGCTCGTTTGTCCACGCAAAACGGAATAAAAGTCTTCAATTCAAGAAGGCCAGTGGCAACATGA